The nucleotide sequence CATGTCACTATATTCGCTTTGATATCCGAATCCTGTAGGTTTTCTTCAGGTCCGAATTCTTTCTCATCTGCAAGAATATCGAGTAATGCTTTGTCGTTTTCACCACCGATAGGGGTATCAACCGAGGTAATGCGCTCGTTTAATCGAAGCATTTTGGTGACGTCTTCTACTGGCTTATCTAATGCTTCAGCAATTTCCTCAGCAGTAGGTTCATGATCTAACTTTTGTGATAATTCACGCGCTGCACGTAAATAAACATTAAGTTCTTTAACAACATGAATAGGTAAGCGAATCGTGCGAGTTTGATTCATGATTGCACGTTCTATGGTCTGTCTAATCCACCAAGTTGCATAGGTAGAAAATCTAAATCCACGTTCAGGATCAAACTTTTCAACAGCTCGGATTAGGCCCAAGTTACCTTCTTCAATAAGATCCAGTAAAGCCAATCCGCGATTATTATAACGGCGAGCAATTTTCACCACTAGGCGAAGATTACTTACAATCATACGTTTACGAGAGGCTTCACAGCCTTTGAGAGCGCGGCGGGCAAAATATACCTCTTCTTCTGCTGTTAGCAGAGGCGAGAAGCCTATTTCGCCTAAATACAACTGGGTTGCATCAAGGTTTTTAGGATGGTCATCCGAACTAATTACAACGTCTTCAGTTTCGGGTGCATCGGTTAGTGTGTCGTCAGCTTTTAGGTCAGCTGGCATGTCAATAACGTTTATGTCATCTTGCGGTTTTGATTCGACGGCTTTGTTTAATTGGCCCATAATGAATCTCCTACTCTAAGGTTTACCTTATGACGTTTCTCCTTTATTCATTTTATTCTTATTCTTTATTGTTATTTTTGTGTTTTTGGCAGATAACGCATAGGGTCTAATGACTTACCGCGATACCTAACTTCAAAATGAAGTTTTACCGAATTTGTGCCGCTGTTTCCCATGGTGGCTATTTTTTGCCCCGCATACACCCATTCTCTTTCTTTCACTAAAATGGTGTCGTTGTATGCATAAGCGCTTAAAAATGTGTCGGTATGTTTAATAATAACCAAGTTACCGTAACCACGTAGCGCATTACCTGAGTAAACAACTTTGCCTGCTGCGGCAGCGAGAATATCGCTTCCTTTTGCCCCAGCAATGTCTATTCCTTTGTTACCTGACTCTGATTTGCTAAAGGTACCTACAATGTTTCCTTTAGCTGGCCAAACCCACTTTTTCACCTTATCCGGGAAATGGGTGGGCGCTGTCTTTTTGACGTTTTCTGCCGTCTTTTTGACGCTGGTAACGCTTTGTCGCTTAACAACTTTTTCACCTTCACCATACCCCTGTGGTATAGGAGGGTCAACTAACCTTTTGTCTATGGTTTTGGTGGTCGGAGGTGTAGACTGAGTGGTCTGCTTGTCTGATTTTTTTGTAGATTTAGCTGATTTTGTTGGCTTTTTTTGTTGTGATGCGGGAGCAGTGACGCGCAATTTTTGACCAGGATAAATTCGGAAAGGGGCGGATAAATTATTGAAATCTGCAAGATCGCGGTAATCATTTCCCGTATACCATGCAATAGCAAACAACGTATCGCCAGGTTTCACCTCGTAGGTGGAGGCAGTAAAGCCACCGGACTCTTCTTCAAGTTGACTATTTAGCAGCACCACAGGGGCTGGTGCGGTGCGGCTACTGCAAGCTTGCAGTAGGGTAATTACGCTAGCAGCAATGAAAATAAACCATCCCTGTCTATTCATATTACCGCAATACCAGATAGGCGACGATGGCGAGGATTACCGTGGCCCAGCCCAGTATTTCGACATATTGCCTCAGTTTGGCCTCCATGGCCGCGCCCCCCCATCGCATTAGCCCAGCAACCAAGAAGAAGCGTGCGCCTCTGCCTACCGCTGATGCGAGTAAAAAAGGGAAGAATGCCATGTTTAGCACACCAGCACTAATCGTAAATACTTTATAGGGAATAGGAGAGAAGCCTGCGATAAATACAACCCAGACACCGTATTGTGCAAACCAGTCCATCGCTACGTCTAGTTTATGGCCGTACCCCCAACGTTCAATTAAGGGGGCAAGCCACACATCGAATGCTAGGTAACCTAAGAAGTATCCCGCAATGCCGCCCACAATGGACGCAAAGGTAGTAATAATGGCGAACCGCCATGCTTTATCAGGTTGCGATAGCGACATGGGAGCTAGCATGACATCAGGCGGAATAGGAAAGAAAACAGATTCTGCGAAACTTAAGCCACCCAAGTACTTTTCCGCGTTGGGGTGTCGTGCCCAACGTAACGCCATGTCGTACAATGGCTCAAACAGTTTCACATTAGTTCTCCTGCAATTAAAGGAACAAACCTAACGGCCTCTATTGTGGTGGTTTTTAATTCACCCTCCACCCTATCGATACACAACAACGATTGTTGTTCATTGCCAACAGGAATGATCAAGCGCCCACCTTCTTTTAATTGTTCACACAAATCTTGCGGTAAGCTACTGGCAGCAGCCGTCACGATAATGGCGTCAAATGGGCCTTTTGAGCTCCATCCTTTCCAACCATCGCCGTGTTTCATTGCAATATTATGTAAATCCAGCTGGTTCATTCGCCTTTTAGCGTGAAATTGCAGCGATTTTATCCGTTCTACGCTAAACACCTTGGCAAACAGTTGCGCGAGAATAGCTGTTTGGTAACCCGAACCTGTGCCGATTTCTAACACTTTTTCAGGTTTATTGGGGCTATCTAACAGCAGTTCGGTCATTTTCGCCACAATATAGGGTTGTGAAATTGTTTGACCTTGACCAATAGGTAGCGCGGTATTTTGGTAAGCTTTATGTTTTAGGGCGTCGGGTAAAAATGCCTCCCTTGGCGTGCCTGCTATGGCATTGAGCACAGACTGCGAACGTATTCCTTCGTCATAAAGCAGCTGTGCCAGGGCATCCCCTTTTCTGGAAGCTCTCATGATGTTGCTTATTTTCCTTGTTATGCGCGGTGTTACAACGTGATATCGGCGCTTATTATTGTTTGTGTACTTTCGTTACTTTGCTAGCCACGCCTTCATATTATCTAGGCTTTGGTAAGCGGTCATATCAACACTCAATGGGGTGACAGAACAATATCCTTCAGCAATAGCGTGAAAGTCTGTTCCCGGTCCTGCGTCTTGTTCTTTACCCGCTGGACCATACCAAAACACGGTTCTGCCGAAAGGGTCAGTGTCTTCAATCATGGGTTCAGCGCGGTGCCTTCTCCCTTGACGGGTCACTTCAATGCCTTTTAATTCTTCATAAGGAACATCAGGTACATTAACGTTTAATATTTGATTGGCTGGCAATGGATGTGTTTGTAACTTACGTATTATTTCTAACACAACCTTTGCGGCGGTTTCAAAGTGCTTAGCTTCCTTTCCCACTAATGAGACTGCAATCGCCGGTAAGCCCATATAACGGCCTTCAGTGGCGGCGGCAACGGTGCCTGAATACACCACGTCGTCCCCTAAATTTGCGCCATGATTGATGCCAGATACCACCAATTCAGGGTCATTTTCTAAAATGCGTGATAACCCTAAATGAACACAGTCAGACGGTGTACCGCTTACTGAGTAATATCCACTGTCCATTGTCTGAACGCGTAGTGGCTGATGCAGTGACAATGCATTACTCGCACCACTGCAGTTTCGATCAGGGGCAACCACTGTCACGTCATGTTCACGGGCGACAATGTCATGCAATACGGCTAATCCTTTTGCAAAAACGCCATCATCATTACTCATTAATATTTTCATAAACACTCTTAAATACTATGTACAGGCGCCACTGTCTCAATGCACTCTCGAAGTACTGATGTGGCAAAACAGCCACTTGGCAACGAAAACGATAAGGTTAATGTATCACCCTTACTATGCCATTCAAGTTGTGAAGGCCAAATTTTTATTGCACGGCGTTCTTGTTCAAATCCGCACTGGGATAAAAAGTCTACTACCTCAGGGTGCGTACTCGCTATCGCTTGCTCTTGAGATTTAGCTTTTCCAAGAGTGGCTAACTCGCCCGCCCCCCACAACGGCGCAGAAGGACAAATGTCTTTTTGTTGATAGCGCTGCTGGCTTTCTTTTGATTCGGCGTTTTCAATGAAAAAGCTGTTTGAGCCAGCGAGTACCATGGCATCACCATCTTGCACCTTGTCAAAGTCACCCTGTGCAATTCGTGATGAAATCACCTCATTGAAAAACCAACTACGTAAGGCAGATAATGCCATTGAACGTTTATTTCTGTGGCGAATGGCTTCTCCGTTTATCATGCGTTCCGCCATGAGCAAATTGCCGCCTCGTTGGACGTCTCCCATTTCGTTTACGCGCATGACACCGAATCGCTGTTCACCATAGTAATTAGGCACACCATGTTCGGCAATCTCTGCTAAGCGAGACTCAATGGCTTCGGGATGAACAACTTGGCGAAGCGTGATGGTGAATGCGTTGCCTTTTAACTGTCCTGTCCGTAGCTTCTTATTGTGCCTCACTTGTTTTAATACACGCACACCTTCCAGCTCAAAATCGCTAAAGTCAAAATCGGCTTTGCCTGGTGCGTGAATACCAAACCACTGCCGCGTTAACGCATATTTGTCTTTACGCCCAGCATAGGTTACCTGTCGCAATGGTAATTTTGTGAAACGAGCTAATTGCTCCGCCACAAACGCGGTGTTGTTATTCACCTTTTCTACGTAAATAAACTGATGCTCACCTTCACCACAAGGCGTATAACCTAAGTCCTCTTCAACGACAAAATCGTCGGCTTGAAACTTAAAGATACCGGTGGATACCGGTTTGCTAAAATAATAATTCCAATGCTGTGTTTCTAATGGCTTCATGCTTTTTCCAATAGCACCACAGCGTGGGCTGCAATGCCTTCTTTTCTGCCGGTATAGCCCAGCTTTTCAGTGGTGGTGGCTTTAACGTTGATATCATCAAGGTCGCATTCACAATCTTGCGCAATATGTTCTCGCATTTGGCTAATGTGTGGCGCCATTTTAGGGGCTTGAGCCACTATAGTGGTGTCTGCATTAATCAACCTAAAACCTTTATTTTTTACAATGTTTACAACGTGGCGCAGCAGTACACGGCTATCTGCACCCGCATAGGCGTCGTCGGTATCAGGAAAATGCTTACCTATGTCACCCATAGCAGCTGCACCTAAGATAGCGTCACACAGGGCATGTAGCAACACATCACCATCAGAATGGGCGAGTAAGCCTTGCGCGTGTTCTATCTTCACACCGCCGACAGTAATGGGGCCTTCACCGCCAAATTTATGTACATCGAAGCCGTGTCCAATTCGCATTATTCATTTACCTTATGTGTTTGTTTTATATAAAACTCAGCCAGTGGGAGATCAGCGGGGTGGGTTATTTTTATATTGGCAGGGTTTCCGTTTATGAGTGCCACTTTACCGCCAGCATATTCTATGGCCGAGGCTTCATCTGTGATGGTGACGCTGTTAGAGAGCGCTTTGTTCAATGCCCGCAAAAGTACGCCTGTAGGAAATAGTTGCGGGGTCAGTGCATGCCACAAATTTTCTCGACTTTCCGTATGGGAAATGAGACTGGCTTGGCCGTGATCACAGGCACGTTTCATGGTATCTCTCACGGGTGAGGCCAATATGCCTCCCGTAGTATTGCTGTTGTTCATTACGGCCAGCAGGGCGTCAATGTCTTGATGGGATACACAAGGGCGCGCTGCGTCATGAACTAACGCCCAACTTTCTTCTGGCAAGGTAGCTAAAGCATTTAACACCGAGTCGGCGCGGGTTTTACCGCCTTCCACCAAGTCTATATTGGCATTTGCTATTATTGGCAGCGAATGAATAAAGTCGTCATCATGACTTATCGCAATGACTACTCGGCTCACCGATGGGTGGTTAAGTAAAAGTGTCACTGTATGTTCTAGAATGGTTTTACCCGCTAGGGATAAATATTGTTTGGGGCGGTCGGCTTGCATGCGGCTGCCAACGCCGGCTGCGGGAATAACCGCAACAACATGGGGGGATGTCATTATTCTCACTTACTATCAGCAGGTAGGATCCGGTAAAAAGTTTCACCTCGCTTTATTAACCCAAGCTCATTTCTAGCACGCTCTTCTATGGCTTCTAAGCCAATTTTTAGGTCATTAATATCAGCTTCTAACAACGCATTACGCTGAGCTAGGTTGGCGTTTTGCTCTGCCTGTGCTTGTACTTCTTGTTCACGATTTAAATAATCGGGAATACTGTTTTTGCCAAACCATAACCGGTATTGCAGTAACCCTAGCAAAACGAGAAGTACAACGGGGATCCATTTATCTTGCCACACGAGAGCACCTGATATTGGGTTAGCGAAGAATAAGTAAGGGCGGCTAGCCGCCCTCTCATGTGTTGTATTATGCCGCGAAGCGGCGCTGAGTCAAAGGTGCTTTACTCCCCTTGACCGAATTTGCCCTTTAATTTATCAAATAGCTTGTTCTTCTGTTGCTCTACCACACTGTTTAATTGGGTTTGCAACAAGGCTTGCAATGCTTCGCTGTCGCCTTGGGCTGCACTCAGCATACTGTTCACGTCGACCAACTCACCAGATAAAAGCGACTGCTCGTTACTTATCATGCTGTTAAGTTTATTGTTAAGTTCGTCCAGTTTATCTTGCTGGGAGGCCGTTAACTGAGACAGTGCTGCTTGCGCAAGCTTGTTGTCTAAGTCTGACTTTATATTAAAGTTAGGGTTTGAAAGTGTACCATCAAGAAGCATGGTCATACTTAGGCTGCTTAATGATTGGAGTGCATTGGCAATAGCGCTAGTGACATCACTGCTGCCGGTTGCTTCCATCACAAGGTCTTGCAAGTCAACATCGCCGGTGCCGGTTAAGGTGTTGTCAGTCACCTTCATCGACCCTGTGGTGGTCATCAATGCCGAGGTTAAAACCGCGTCGAGCGTGTCGTTTCCACTAAAAGCCACATTCGACATATTGACGCCCGCTAAAGACCACACTTGGCTAGCATCGACTCCGCTACTATCTATCCAAAATTCACCGCTAGAGGTAAACGATTTTAGTAAGTCTCCTGCTGCTTCAATGCTAAAGGTGGTGGGGTTACCAAATACTTCGTGAACATTGGTGATGTTATTCCATTTGCTGGTGATAGCCTCGTTTTGCCAAAGTACAGAGACATTGGCTTCTTTCACTAAAATAGAGGGAATTTCGGTAGGCGCTTCACTTTTTTCTTCCCCTTGAATAAGGGGCATGACAATTTGCATCGCCGACATCAAGTACTCTGTGTATTCCGCCGCTTTATCGCCAAACACAAAATAGGTAACTTGTGACAGTGCGGCTTGATCGCCAGCAATCACGCCTTTAAGCAAAGCATAATCTTCTTGAGGCGCTGATTTAAGCGCGCTAATGGCTTCCGTTAACTCACGCTTTGCGTTTGAGGCTTTGCTAGTAAAGTCGGCAATGCGCGCGCGGTCGGCAGACATTTCTTCTTTTAACTGGCCAAACGCTGACTTAGCCTGAAGCAACGCTTGAGGGTCCTGGTAGTTAGTTTCTTTCAGCTGCGTGACTTGTGTTTTGTAGTAGTCGATTCGCGATTTATCAGGCAAATTACCATAATCTGTCTTGAGGCCTTCACCATAGGTTTCATAGGCAGCTTTGGCGTTCTCGATAGCGGCAGTGGTTTTCAATGGATTCCGTTCAAGGAGTTCGTCCACACTAGGAACGGCTTCTTGTGCTTTACTTTTTATTTCGTCAAAGGACAGTGAACGCTCAGGTACACGATATACTTCGCCAGTGGAGGCGCGCTCCGTATCAAATTGCACATCTAATAAATTGAGTTCATTAACAATAACTTCATCGTCAAGCAGGGGAGCTAAAGCCACATCGGCGTTCGCCTCTCCAACCAGAACTTGGTTGTGTGTGGGTTTGGTGGGGTTGGTTAGTGCAATCCCTTTTAAGGTGACAGTGGTAGGAAATAATGAGTGATCAAACTCTGCAATATTAACTTCCGCCCCATAGGATTCACCCAGTTTAGACTCTAAAACTAATTTAATAATGGTGTTGGCGAATAAAAAATACACCAAGAAAAGCACCACAAAAAAGCCGACCACCCACAGTAATATCGACTTGCCTTTAGCCTTGCTACTCATTTTCCACTCCTTGATTTTGCTTAGCCTGCGTTTTCGTGATTCAGTGTAAATCAGTCATACGCAGACTTCCATACATACTAAGTAGCAGTTAGAGTTTAAATTTATTCGCAATATCCATTATCGCTACACAGCTTTCTTTCAGCGCTAAACTCGCTTTTGCGAGGTCATCAGCGGTTCGTAAGCTGCTATCGGCTGCCCCTGAAAGCGCGTTTATACGTATGTTCGCTTCATTGGCTGCTTCAGCTTGTTGCTCAGTGGCTCGGGCAATTTCACTGCTCATGCCTGAAATGTCGGTCATTAATCTGTCAGCCTCTTTTAGACTTTGATTGGCCTGCGTTGCATTTTCCACCGTTTTAACCGATGCCGATTGGCTAACATGCACCGCGTCAACGGCACTTTTGGCATTACTTTGCAGCTTTTCTATCATCGCTTGTATTTCATCGGTACTTTGACCTGTTCGACTAGCAAGGGTACGCACTTCGTCTGCCACCACCGCAAACCCTCTTCCTTGTTCACCCGCACGGGCAGCTTCAATGGCAGCATTAAGGGCCAGTAAGTTTGTTTGCTCTGCAATGCCACGTATCACATCAAGTACAGCGCCAATGCTTTGTGATTGTTCGGCTAATGCCGTCACCACGCTACTAACACTTTCAATGTCAGAGGTGAGTGAACGAATGTCGGTCACTGTGTGCTCCACAACCGTAGCACCATCTTGGACATTCGTACGCGCGCTAACGGTACTTTTTTCAGCAGCGTCAGCGTTGTTGCTCACGTCGTGAATTTGGGTCGTCATTTGCTCCATGGCCGCCGCCACTTGCAACATGTTTTCGTTTTGATCGTGCGCTTGAGCGTTGCTGTCGTCACTCACGCTTTTTACTTTCTCGGCTTGTTCAGTGAGGGCGGCAATGTTGTCTCTAATGCCTATAAGCGATTGGCGCATTTTGTCTGTGTACTGATTAAAGTAGCGTGCCAGACGCGTTATTTCATCTTGCCCTTTTTCGGGTAGCGAGCGAGTTAAATCGCCCTCACCACTGGCGATATCTTTCATGCGCTCTGCGATTTCCTGCACAGGCTTAACAATGCTGCCTCCTATGATGTAAATCAGCAGAATCACCAACGCCACACTGATCACGCAAAAAATAATAATGATGTTTCTTAAATGCGCATATTCTTCTTCTAAATGCGTTAAATAAATGCCTGAGCCTATTGTCCACCCCCAAGGCTTGAAGGCCTTGACGTAAGAAATTTTATCCGTAGGCGTATCTTCGCCGGGTAGCGGCCAGACGTAATCCACAAAGCCTTCGCCCTTCTGCTTGGCTGTTTGTGCCATTTCAACAAAAAACGCTTTGCCATTCCCGTCTTTAAAGGTGCGAAGATCTCTGCCATCTAATGCCGGCTTTATAGGGTGCATCACCATGCTAGGTGTTGCATCTTGAATCCAGTAATAATTACTGTTGTCATAACGCAGCGCTTTGACTGCTTCTAACGCTTGTGACTTTGCTTGTTGCGCATCGATATCCGTTCTATCTGCATAATGGCCTAATAATGTATGAACCACCTCAACGAGGTGTTTGTTTTCTTCATAAGATTTGTCTTTTAAGGCTTGATAGTGTCGATTTAATACAACCCCAGTGAGAAGCAAAAAGAGCAGCCCAATAAGCACGGCAATAATGCCTAGTCGTTGAATCAAACTAAAGTTTCTTAACCACATAATTAACACCCATTTTTTTCGTTTTATAAGTGTAGTCTTAATCTCGTATTTAAAAAGAGATAAAACATTTTATTAACATTTAGTGTGCGCCTTTTTTTGTGTGAAGGTAATAAGACGATAGACTTACTTTGCCCAGTGATAAGAAAGCGTAAACCTGTGGAAGCTGACGGGGAATTAGCGGTATTTAAAGAGATTGTCTTGGGTGGTAGAAAAAGTTGACAGCAGAGGCTTTTCACATAGGAAGTTTGTGCTAGTATCCGCGCAAATTAAAAGGTACCGTGATCTTCATCCTTTAGTCTAAAGTTTAAAGAACACAGGCGAATAAAAGCAAAGTGAAAGCTTTGCTAGCAAAACAGCGTGTTTCGCGATGAAAGAACCAAAGGTTTTCTTGACGAAACGCTTTTATTACAGCTATTTCTACGAAAGGGTTGCAATGCTCACTAACGACACACTTCATACAACATCTCCTCTGCGCCAGCGCATTCGTGACTACTATCGCATTAGCGAGTCAGTGGCCGTGGATCAAATTCTTCCTATTGCCGAAGTAAACCCTCGGGCGCGAAGTCGAGCTTGGGAACGAGCCAGAAAAATGGTGCTGCAAATTCGCCGTGAGCAAGAAGGGCACGGTGGTGTTGACGCGCTGTTGAATGAGTACTCATTGTCTACCGCCGAAGGGGTGGTATTGATGTGTTTGGCCGAAGCACTATTGCGTGTGCCAGACCGCGAAACACAAGATGAGTTAATTCGAGACAAATTGTCCAAAGGTCAGTGGACGCCGCATTTGGGGAATTCTGATTCACTATTTGTTAACGCATCTGCCTGGGGGCTCTTATTCACCGGCAACATGGTGAACTATGCAGATAAGCGTAAGCAAGAACAGTTTGGGTTGTTGAAAAAAACCTTGGGCCGCTTGGGTGAACCCGTTATTCGCCGTGCCATGAATATTGCCATGCGGGTGATGGGGCGTCAGTTTGTCATGGGTGAAACCATTGAAGATGCGGTAGACAGAGCCAAAGACAAAGAAACCAAGGGTTACGTTTACTCATACGATATGTTGGGTGAAGGTGCTCGTACTATGGGTGACGCCGACCGGTACTATGATGCCTACGTAAAAGCCATAAAGGTGATTGGGAAAGCGGCGAATGGTCGCGGGCCGAAACGCTCGCCAGGTATTTCCGTTAAATTATCGGCGATTCATCCACGCTTTGAGTTCTCTCATCGTGAACGCGCCATGGAGGAAATTCCACCGCGCCTTAAAGCCTTATGTCTTATGGCGAAAGAATACGATATTGGCCTTACCGTGGATGCGGAAGAAGCCGACCGTCTTGAGTTATCTCTGGACATTATTGAAGCCGTCTTTCGCGATAATGAGCTAAACGGTTGGACCGGCTTTGGCCTTGCCGTGCAGGCATACCAAAAACGCGCCATTCATGTTATCGAGCACCTGCGAGATTTAACCTTAGAGGTGGGCCGACCATTAATGGTTCGCTTGGTGAAAGGCGCGTATTGGGATACTGAGATAAAAATGACCCAGCAAGCAGGGTTAGAGGAATTCCCGGTGTTTACCCGCAAGTCATCCACTGATGTATCTTATCACGCGTGTGCCAACCGACTGCTTGAATATCGCGATACTATTTATCCGCAATTTGCTACCCATAATGCGTATACCGCTTCAGTCATTGTTGAATTAGCAGGGGATGACAAAGAAGGATTTGAGTTCCAGTGTTTACACGGCATGGGCGACACCCTCTACGATCAAGTGGTGACAGAAGACAAAATTCAGTGCCGAGTTTATGCCCCCGTGGGAGAGCATGAAGACCTCTTGGCCTATTTGGTTCGACGTTTACTGGAAAATGGGGCGAATTCATCATTTGTTAATGCCATTGTTGATGATGAAAAACCGGTTGAAGCACTACTGGAAGACCCGGTAGAAAAAACCCAACGTTTGAAGGTTCGTTATAACAAGTTGATTAAAACGCCCCGTGGTCTGTATGCACCAGAGCGCGACAACTCAAGAGGACTGGACCTTACCGATACCAATGCGGTCACTGCCCTTAAACACGAACTAGAACGCTGGCAAGAGTACTACAAAGTGACCGACTGCGTGCCTGAAGGTGCCACGCCGGTGTTAAACCCAACCGATAAAAATGATGTGGTGGGCTATCACTATTACGCCAAGCCAGATGATATGCGTCAAGCTCTTGATGAAGCGCAATCTGGCTTTGAAGCTTGGTCTAAAAGGGATGTGGCCGAGCGAGCAGAAATCTTAAATCGTACCGCCGATGCCTTAGAGCGTCACATGGCAGAGCTTATTGCCATTTGTATGCGTGAAGCGGGCAAGGTTGCACAAGACAGCATAGATGAAGTGCGTGAAGCTGTAGATTTCTGTCGCTACTATGCGGTGCGTGCTCAGGAAATAGCAGAAGATCAGCGTTTGCTACCTCGCGGGGTGGTGTTGTGTATTAGTCCGTGGAACTTCCCATTAGCCATATTCTTAGGCCAGGTGTCAGCTGCGTTAGTCACAGGCAACACGGTTATTGCAAAACCTGCAGAGCAAACAAGCATGATTGCCCAGCGGGCGGTGGACATTATGCACTCGGTGGGTTTACCGGAAGATGCGCTTAAATTGATTATTTCTCCCGGAAAAGAAGTGGGCGAAACCTTGTTACCTGATGAGCGTATTAAAGCGGTTATGTTTACCGGCTCTACGCAAACCGGCACCTTAATTTCTCAGGTGTTGGCAGAGCGTGGCGGGGAGCAAGTCCCGTTGATTGCCGAAACCGGCGGGCAAAACTGTATGATTGTTGATTCAACAGCGCTGCCTGAACAAGTGGTTGATGACGTTATTCATTCTGGTTTCCAAAGCGCGGGTCAACGCTGTTCCGCGTTGCGTGTTTTGTTTGTTCAAGAAGATATTGCTGATGATCTCACCGAAATGCTCATTGGTGCAATGAAAGAGCTGACGGTGGGTGACCCGACTCAATTGGCCACCGATGTGGGCCCGGTAATTGATGAAAAAGCATTGAAGAGCCTGACCGATCACCAAGCCTTTATGGAAGACAAAGGCACCTTGCTCTACCGCAATGAAATGCCAGCTGGTGCAGAGAAGGGCACCTTCTTTGCGCCAACGCTTTATCAAATTGACAACATACAGGTACTTGAAAAAGAGGTGTTTGGCCCTGTTGTTCATATTATTCGCTTCAAGTCGAAAGAGCTCGACAATGTGCTTGAGCAAATTAACGGCACAGGTTATGGACTGACCATGGGAATTCATTCTCGTATTGAAGAGCGCGCTAATGAATTAGCCGCGAAAAGCCGTGCGGGTAATGTGTATATTAACCGCAATATGATTGGTGCCATTGTG is from Alteromonas australica and encodes:
- a CDS encoding peptidoglycan DD-metalloendopeptidase family protein, which codes for MNRQGWFIFIAASVITLLQACSSRTAPAPVVLLNSQLEEESGGFTASTYEVKPGDTLFAIAWYTGNDYRDLADFNNLSAPFRIYPGQKLRVTAPASQQKKPTKSAKSTKKSDKQTTQSTPPTTKTIDKRLVDPPIPQGYGEGEKVVKRQSVTSVKKTAENVKKTAPTHFPDKVKKWVWPAKGNIVGTFSKSESGNKGIDIAGAKGSDILAAAAGKVVYSGNALRGYGNLVIIKHTDTFLSAYAYNDTILVKEREWVYAGQKIATMGNSGTNSVKLHFEVRYRGKSLDPMRYLPKTQK
- the rpoS gene encoding RNA polymerase sigma factor RpoS, coding for MGQLNKAVESKPQDDINVIDMPADLKADDTLTDAPETEDVVISSDDHPKNLDATQLYLGEIGFSPLLTAEEEVYFARRALKGCEASRKRMIVSNLRLVVKIARRYNNRGLALLDLIEEGNLGLIRAVEKFDPERGFRFSTYATWWIRQTIERAIMNQTRTIRLPIHVVKELNVYLRAARELSQKLDHEPTAEEIAEALDKPVEDVTKMLRLNERITSVDTPIGGENDKALLDILADEKEFGPEENLQDSDIKANIVTWLQELNPKQREVLARRFGLMGYEPSTLEDVGAEIGLTRERVRQIQVEALRRLRDMLSHQGLSLESLFDQMGD
- the ispD gene encoding 2-C-methyl-D-erythritol 4-phosphate cytidylyltransferase, whose product is MTSPHVVAVIPAAGVGSRMQADRPKQYLSLAGKTILEHTVTLLLNHPSVSRVVIAISHDDDFIHSLPIIANANIDLVEGGKTRADSVLNALATLPEESWALVHDAARPCVSHQDIDALLAVMNNSNTTGGILASPVRDTMKRACDHGQASLISHTESRENLWHALTPQLFPTGVLLRALNKALSNSVTITDEASAIEYAGGKVALINGNPANIKITHPADLPLAEFYIKQTHKVNE
- the surE gene encoding 5'/3'-nucleotidase SurE; this encodes MKILMSNDDGVFAKGLAVLHDIVAREHDVTVVAPDRNCSGASNALSLHQPLRVQTMDSGYYSVSGTPSDCVHLGLSRILENDPELVVSGINHGANLGDDVVYSGTVAAATEGRYMGLPAIAVSLVGKEAKHFETAAKVVLEIIRKLQTHPLPANQILNVNVPDVPYEELKGIEVTRQGRRHRAEPMIEDTDPFGRTVFWYGPAGKEQDAGPGTDFHAIAEGYCSVTPLSVDMTAYQSLDNMKAWLAK
- the ispF gene encoding 2-C-methyl-D-erythritol 2,4-cyclodiphosphate synthase, which produces MRIGHGFDVHKFGGEGPITVGGVKIEHAQGLLAHSDGDVLLHALCDAILGAAAMGDIGKHFPDTDDAYAGADSRVLLRHVVNIVKNKGFRLINADTTIVAQAPKMAPHISQMREHIAQDCECDLDDINVKATTTEKLGYTGRKEGIAAHAVVLLEKA
- a CDS encoding protein-L-isoaspartate(D-aspartate) O-methyltransferase; translation: MRASRKGDALAQLLYDEGIRSQSVLNAIAGTPREAFLPDALKHKAYQNTALPIGQGQTISQPYIVAKMTELLLDSPNKPEKVLEIGTGSGYQTAILAQLFAKVFSVERIKSLQFHAKRRMNQLDLHNIAMKHGDGWKGWSSKGPFDAIIVTAAASSLPQDLCEQLKEGGRLIIPVGNEQQSLLCIDRVEGELKTTTIEAVRFVPLIAGELM
- the ftsB gene encoding cell division protein FtsB: MWQDKWIPVVLLVLLGLLQYRLWFGKNSIPDYLNREQEVQAQAEQNANLAQRNALLEADINDLKIGLEAIEERARNELGLIKRGETFYRILPADSK
- the truD gene encoding tRNA pseudouridine(13) synthase TruD — protein: MKPLETQHWNYYFSKPVSTGIFKFQADDFVVEEDLGYTPCGEGEHQFIYVEKVNNNTAFVAEQLARFTKLPLRQVTYAGRKDKYALTRQWFGIHAPGKADFDFSDFELEGVRVLKQVRHNKKLRTGQLKGNAFTITLRQVVHPEAIESRLAEIAEHGVPNYYGEQRFGVMRVNEMGDVQRGGNLLMAERMINGEAIRHRNKRSMALSALRSWFFNEVISSRIAQGDFDKVQDGDAMVLAGSNSFFIENAESKESQQRYQQKDICPSAPLWGAGELATLGKAKSQEQAIASTHPEVVDFLSQCGFEQERRAIKIWPSQLEWHSKGDTLTLSFSLPSGCFATSVLRECIETVAPVHSI
- a CDS encoding YqaA family protein — encoded protein: MKLFEPLYDMALRWARHPNAEKYLGGLSFAESVFFPIPPDVMLAPMSLSQPDKAWRFAIITTFASIVGGIAGYFLGYLAFDVWLAPLIERWGYGHKLDVAMDWFAQYGVWVVFIAGFSPIPYKVFTISAGVLNMAFFPFLLASAVGRGARFFLVAGLMRWGGAAMEAKLRQYVEILGWATVILAIVAYLVLR